The following proteins come from a genomic window of Acomys russatus chromosome 17, mAcoRus1.1, whole genome shotgun sequence:
- the Puf60 gene encoding poly(U)-binding-splicing factor PUF60 isoform X2, translating to MATATIALVNGQQGGGSEPAAAAAAAAAAVVAAGDKWKPPQGTDSIKMENGQSTGTKLGLPPLTPEQQEALQKAKKYAMEQSIKSVLVKQTIAHQQQQLTNLQMAAVTMGFGDPLSPLQSMAAQRQRALAIMCRVYVGSIYYELGEDTIRQAFAPFGPIKSIDMSWDSVTMKHKGFAFVEYEVPEAAQLALEQMNSVMLGGRNIKVGRPSNIGQAQPIIDQLAEEARAFNRIYVASVHQDLSDDDIKSVFEAFGKIKSCTLARDPTTGKHKGYGFIEYEKAQSSQDAVSSMNLFDLGGQYLRVGKAVTPPMPLLTPATPGGLPPAAAVAAAAATAKITAQEAVAGAAVLGTLATPGLVSPALTLAQPLGALPQAVMAAQAPGVITGVTPARPPIPVTIPSVGVVNPILASPPTLGLLEPKKEKEEEELFTESERPEMLSEQEHMSISGSSARHMVMQKLLRKQESTVMVLRNMVDPKDIDDDLEGEVTEECGKFGAVNRVIIYQEKQGEEEDAEIIVKIFVEFSMASETHKAIQALNGRWFAGRKVVAEVYDQERFDNSDLSA from the exons GGCACAGATTCCATCAAGATGGAAAATGGGCAAAGCACAGGCACCAAGCTGGGGCTGCCTCCTCTGACGCCCGAGCAGCAGGAGGCCCTCCAGAAG GCCAAGAAATATGCAATGGAGCAGAGCATCAAGAGTGTGCTGGTGAAACAGACCATCgcgcaccagcagcagcagctcaccAACCTGCAG ATGGCAGCAGTGACAATGGGCTTTGGAGATCCTCTCTCACCTTTGCAATCG ATGGCAGCTCAGCGGCAGCGGGCACTGGCTATCATGTGCCGGGTCTATGTGGGTTCCATCTACTACGAGCTGGGAGAAGATACCATTCGCCAGGCCTTTGCTCCCTTTGGCCCCATCAAGAGCATTGATATGTCTTGGGATTCTGTTACTATGAAACACAAG GGCTTTGCCTTCGTGGAGTATGAGGTCCCAGAAGCTGCACAGCTGGCTTTAGAGCAGATGAACTCAGTGATGcttggaggcaggaacatcaAG GTGGGCAGACCCAGCAACATAGGACAGGCCCAACCCATCATAGACCAGCTGGCTGAGGAGGCTCGGGCTTTCAACCGCATCTATGTGGCCTCTGTACATCAGGACCTATCTGATGATGACATCAAGAGTGTGTTTGAAGCCTTTGGCAAGATCAAGTCTTGTACACTGGCCCGGGACCCCACAACTGGCAAGCACAAAGGCTATGGTTTTATTG AATATGAGAAGGCCCAGTCGTCCCAGGATGCTGTGTCCTCCATGAACCTCTTTGATCTGGGTGGCCAGTACTTGAGGGTGGGCAAGGCCGTCACACCCCCCATGCCCCTGCTAACACCTGCCACGCCTGGAGGTCTCccgcctgctgctgctgtggccgcagctgcagccacagccaagATTACAGCTCAG GAAGCAgtggctggagcagcagtgctGGGTACTTTAGCCACACCTGGACTAGTGTCCCCAGCACTGACACTGGCCCAGCCCTTAGGGGCTCTACCCCAGGCTGTCATGGCTGCCCAGGCCCCTGGAGTCATCACAG GTGTGACCCCAGCCCGCCCTCCCATTCCGGTTACCATCCCCTCTGTGGGAGTGGTAAACCCCATCCTAGCCAGCCCACCAACACTGGGTCTCTTGGAGcccaagaaggagaaggaagaggaggagctgttTACTGAGTCAGAGCGGCCAGAGATGTTGAGTGAACAGGAGCACATGAGCATCTCTGGCAGCAGTGCTCGCCACATGGTCATGCAGAAGCTACTCAGAAAACAGGAG TCCACAGTGATGGTTCTGCGCAACATGGTGGACCCCAAGGACATCGACGATGACCTGGAGGGAGAGGTGACAGAGGAGTGTGGCAAATTTGGTGCTGTGAACCGGGTCATTATCTACCAAGAAAAGCAGGGCGAAGAGGAGGATGCAGAAATCATCGTCAAGATTTTTGTGGAATTTTCCATGGCCTCAGAGACTCATAAGGCCATCCAGGCCCTCAATGGGCGCTGGTTTGCTGGTCGCAAGGTGGTGGCTGAAGTGTATGACCAGGAGCGTTTTGATAACAGCGACCTCTCTGCGTGA
- the Puf60 gene encoding poly(U)-binding-splicing factor PUF60 isoform X1, protein MATATIALQVNGQQGGGSEPAAAAAAAAAAVVAAGDKWKPPQGTDSIKMENGQSTGTKLGLPPLTPEQQEALQKAKKYAMEQSIKSVLVKQTIAHQQQQLTNLQMAAVTMGFGDPLSPLQSMAAQRQRALAIMCRVYVGSIYYELGEDTIRQAFAPFGPIKSIDMSWDSVTMKHKGFAFVEYEVPEAAQLALEQMNSVMLGGRNIKVGRPSNIGQAQPIIDQLAEEARAFNRIYVASVHQDLSDDDIKSVFEAFGKIKSCTLARDPTTGKHKGYGFIEYEKAQSSQDAVSSMNLFDLGGQYLRVGKAVTPPMPLLTPATPGGLPPAAAVAAAAATAKITAQEAVAGAAVLGTLATPGLVSPALTLAQPLGALPQAVMAAQAPGVITGVTPARPPIPVTIPSVGVVNPILASPPTLGLLEPKKEKEEEELFTESERPEMLSEQEHMSISGSSARHMVMQKLLRKQESTVMVLRNMVDPKDIDDDLEGEVTEECGKFGAVNRVIIYQEKQGEEEDAEIIVKIFVEFSMASETHKAIQALNGRWFAGRKVVAEVYDQERFDNSDLSA, encoded by the exons GGCACAGATTCCATCAAGATGGAAAATGGGCAAAGCACAGGCACCAAGCTGGGGCTGCCTCCTCTGACGCCCGAGCAGCAGGAGGCCCTCCAGAAG GCCAAGAAATATGCAATGGAGCAGAGCATCAAGAGTGTGCTGGTGAAACAGACCATCgcgcaccagcagcagcagctcaccAACCTGCAG ATGGCAGCAGTGACAATGGGCTTTGGAGATCCTCTCTCACCTTTGCAATCG ATGGCAGCTCAGCGGCAGCGGGCACTGGCTATCATGTGCCGGGTCTATGTGGGTTCCATCTACTACGAGCTGGGAGAAGATACCATTCGCCAGGCCTTTGCTCCCTTTGGCCCCATCAAGAGCATTGATATGTCTTGGGATTCTGTTACTATGAAACACAAG GGCTTTGCCTTCGTGGAGTATGAGGTCCCAGAAGCTGCACAGCTGGCTTTAGAGCAGATGAACTCAGTGATGcttggaggcaggaacatcaAG GTGGGCAGACCCAGCAACATAGGACAGGCCCAACCCATCATAGACCAGCTGGCTGAGGAGGCTCGGGCTTTCAACCGCATCTATGTGGCCTCTGTACATCAGGACCTATCTGATGATGACATCAAGAGTGTGTTTGAAGCCTTTGGCAAGATCAAGTCTTGTACACTGGCCCGGGACCCCACAACTGGCAAGCACAAAGGCTATGGTTTTATTG AATATGAGAAGGCCCAGTCGTCCCAGGATGCTGTGTCCTCCATGAACCTCTTTGATCTGGGTGGCCAGTACTTGAGGGTGGGCAAGGCCGTCACACCCCCCATGCCCCTGCTAACACCTGCCACGCCTGGAGGTCTCccgcctgctgctgctgtggccgcagctgcagccacagccaagATTACAGCTCAG GAAGCAgtggctggagcagcagtgctGGGTACTTTAGCCACACCTGGACTAGTGTCCCCAGCACTGACACTGGCCCAGCCCTTAGGGGCTCTACCCCAGGCTGTCATGGCTGCCCAGGCCCCTGGAGTCATCACAG GTGTGACCCCAGCCCGCCCTCCCATTCCGGTTACCATCCCCTCTGTGGGAGTGGTAAACCCCATCCTAGCCAGCCCACCAACACTGGGTCTCTTGGAGcccaagaaggagaaggaagaggaggagctgttTACTGAGTCAGAGCGGCCAGAGATGTTGAGTGAACAGGAGCACATGAGCATCTCTGGCAGCAGTGCTCGCCACATGGTCATGCAGAAGCTACTCAGAAAACAGGAG TCCACAGTGATGGTTCTGCGCAACATGGTGGACCCCAAGGACATCGACGATGACCTGGAGGGAGAGGTGACAGAGGAGTGTGGCAAATTTGGTGCTGTGAACCGGGTCATTATCTACCAAGAAAAGCAGGGCGAAGAGGAGGATGCAGAAATCATCGTCAAGATTTTTGTGGAATTTTCCATGGCCTCAGAGACTCATAAGGCCATCCAGGCCCTCAATGGGCGCTGGTTTGCTGGTCGCAAGGTGGTGGCTGAAGTGTATGACCAGGAGCGTTTTGATAACAGCGACCTCTCTGCGTGA
- the Puf60 gene encoding poly(U)-binding-splicing factor PUF60 isoform X4, which produces MATATIALVNGQQGGGSEPAAAAAAAAAAVVAAGDKWKPPQGTDSIKMENGQSTGTKLGLPPLTPEQQEALQKAKKYAMEQSIKSVLVKQTIAHQQQQLTNLQMAAQRQRALAIMCRVYVGSIYYELGEDTIRQAFAPFGPIKSIDMSWDSVTMKHKGFAFVEYEVPEAAQLALEQMNSVMLGGRNIKVGRPSNIGQAQPIIDQLAEEARAFNRIYVASVHQDLSDDDIKSVFEAFGKIKSCTLARDPTTGKHKGYGFIEYEKAQSSQDAVSSMNLFDLGGQYLRVGKAVTPPMPLLTPATPGGLPPAAAVAAAAATAKITAQEAVAGAAVLGTLATPGLVSPALTLAQPLGALPQAVMAAQAPGVITGVTPARPPIPVTIPSVGVVNPILASPPTLGLLEPKKEKEEEELFTESERPEMLSEQEHMSISGSSARHMVMQKLLRKQESTVMVLRNMVDPKDIDDDLEGEVTEECGKFGAVNRVIIYQEKQGEEEDAEIIVKIFVEFSMASETHKAIQALNGRWFAGRKVVAEVYDQERFDNSDLSA; this is translated from the exons GGCACAGATTCCATCAAGATGGAAAATGGGCAAAGCACAGGCACCAAGCTGGGGCTGCCTCCTCTGACGCCCGAGCAGCAGGAGGCCCTCCAGAAG GCCAAGAAATATGCAATGGAGCAGAGCATCAAGAGTGTGCTGGTGAAACAGACCATCgcgcaccagcagcagcagctcaccAACCTGCAG ATGGCAGCTCAGCGGCAGCGGGCACTGGCTATCATGTGCCGGGTCTATGTGGGTTCCATCTACTACGAGCTGGGAGAAGATACCATTCGCCAGGCCTTTGCTCCCTTTGGCCCCATCAAGAGCATTGATATGTCTTGGGATTCTGTTACTATGAAACACAAG GGCTTTGCCTTCGTGGAGTATGAGGTCCCAGAAGCTGCACAGCTGGCTTTAGAGCAGATGAACTCAGTGATGcttggaggcaggaacatcaAG GTGGGCAGACCCAGCAACATAGGACAGGCCCAACCCATCATAGACCAGCTGGCTGAGGAGGCTCGGGCTTTCAACCGCATCTATGTGGCCTCTGTACATCAGGACCTATCTGATGATGACATCAAGAGTGTGTTTGAAGCCTTTGGCAAGATCAAGTCTTGTACACTGGCCCGGGACCCCACAACTGGCAAGCACAAAGGCTATGGTTTTATTG AATATGAGAAGGCCCAGTCGTCCCAGGATGCTGTGTCCTCCATGAACCTCTTTGATCTGGGTGGCCAGTACTTGAGGGTGGGCAAGGCCGTCACACCCCCCATGCCCCTGCTAACACCTGCCACGCCTGGAGGTCTCccgcctgctgctgctgtggccgcagctgcagccacagccaagATTACAGCTCAG GAAGCAgtggctggagcagcagtgctGGGTACTTTAGCCACACCTGGACTAGTGTCCCCAGCACTGACACTGGCCCAGCCCTTAGGGGCTCTACCCCAGGCTGTCATGGCTGCCCAGGCCCCTGGAGTCATCACAG GTGTGACCCCAGCCCGCCCTCCCATTCCGGTTACCATCCCCTCTGTGGGAGTGGTAAACCCCATCCTAGCCAGCCCACCAACACTGGGTCTCTTGGAGcccaagaaggagaaggaagaggaggagctgttTACTGAGTCAGAGCGGCCAGAGATGTTGAGTGAACAGGAGCACATGAGCATCTCTGGCAGCAGTGCTCGCCACATGGTCATGCAGAAGCTACTCAGAAAACAGGAG TCCACAGTGATGGTTCTGCGCAACATGGTGGACCCCAAGGACATCGACGATGACCTGGAGGGAGAGGTGACAGAGGAGTGTGGCAAATTTGGTGCTGTGAACCGGGTCATTATCTACCAAGAAAAGCAGGGCGAAGAGGAGGATGCAGAAATCATCGTCAAGATTTTTGTGGAATTTTCCATGGCCTCAGAGACTCATAAGGCCATCCAGGCCCTCAATGGGCGCTGGTTTGCTGGTCGCAAGGTGGTGGCTGAAGTGTATGACCAGGAGCGTTTTGATAACAGCGACCTCTCTGCGTGA
- the Puf60 gene encoding poly(U)-binding-splicing factor PUF60 isoform X3 yields the protein MATATIALQVNGQQGGGSEPAAAAAAAAAAVVAAGDKWKPPQGTDSIKMENGQSTGTKLGLPPLTPEQQEALQKAKKYAMEQSIKSVLVKQTIAHQQQQLTNLQMAAQRQRALAIMCRVYVGSIYYELGEDTIRQAFAPFGPIKSIDMSWDSVTMKHKGFAFVEYEVPEAAQLALEQMNSVMLGGRNIKVGRPSNIGQAQPIIDQLAEEARAFNRIYVASVHQDLSDDDIKSVFEAFGKIKSCTLARDPTTGKHKGYGFIEYEKAQSSQDAVSSMNLFDLGGQYLRVGKAVTPPMPLLTPATPGGLPPAAAVAAAAATAKITAQEAVAGAAVLGTLATPGLVSPALTLAQPLGALPQAVMAAQAPGVITGVTPARPPIPVTIPSVGVVNPILASPPTLGLLEPKKEKEEEELFTESERPEMLSEQEHMSISGSSARHMVMQKLLRKQESTVMVLRNMVDPKDIDDDLEGEVTEECGKFGAVNRVIIYQEKQGEEEDAEIIVKIFVEFSMASETHKAIQALNGRWFAGRKVVAEVYDQERFDNSDLSA from the exons GGCACAGATTCCATCAAGATGGAAAATGGGCAAAGCACAGGCACCAAGCTGGGGCTGCCTCCTCTGACGCCCGAGCAGCAGGAGGCCCTCCAGAAG GCCAAGAAATATGCAATGGAGCAGAGCATCAAGAGTGTGCTGGTGAAACAGACCATCgcgcaccagcagcagcagctcaccAACCTGCAG ATGGCAGCTCAGCGGCAGCGGGCACTGGCTATCATGTGCCGGGTCTATGTGGGTTCCATCTACTACGAGCTGGGAGAAGATACCATTCGCCAGGCCTTTGCTCCCTTTGGCCCCATCAAGAGCATTGATATGTCTTGGGATTCTGTTACTATGAAACACAAG GGCTTTGCCTTCGTGGAGTATGAGGTCCCAGAAGCTGCACAGCTGGCTTTAGAGCAGATGAACTCAGTGATGcttggaggcaggaacatcaAG GTGGGCAGACCCAGCAACATAGGACAGGCCCAACCCATCATAGACCAGCTGGCTGAGGAGGCTCGGGCTTTCAACCGCATCTATGTGGCCTCTGTACATCAGGACCTATCTGATGATGACATCAAGAGTGTGTTTGAAGCCTTTGGCAAGATCAAGTCTTGTACACTGGCCCGGGACCCCACAACTGGCAAGCACAAAGGCTATGGTTTTATTG AATATGAGAAGGCCCAGTCGTCCCAGGATGCTGTGTCCTCCATGAACCTCTTTGATCTGGGTGGCCAGTACTTGAGGGTGGGCAAGGCCGTCACACCCCCCATGCCCCTGCTAACACCTGCCACGCCTGGAGGTCTCccgcctgctgctgctgtggccgcagctgcagccacagccaagATTACAGCTCAG GAAGCAgtggctggagcagcagtgctGGGTACTTTAGCCACACCTGGACTAGTGTCCCCAGCACTGACACTGGCCCAGCCCTTAGGGGCTCTACCCCAGGCTGTCATGGCTGCCCAGGCCCCTGGAGTCATCACAG GTGTGACCCCAGCCCGCCCTCCCATTCCGGTTACCATCCCCTCTGTGGGAGTGGTAAACCCCATCCTAGCCAGCCCACCAACACTGGGTCTCTTGGAGcccaagaaggagaaggaagaggaggagctgttTACTGAGTCAGAGCGGCCAGAGATGTTGAGTGAACAGGAGCACATGAGCATCTCTGGCAGCAGTGCTCGCCACATGGTCATGCAGAAGCTACTCAGAAAACAGGAG TCCACAGTGATGGTTCTGCGCAACATGGTGGACCCCAAGGACATCGACGATGACCTGGAGGGAGAGGTGACAGAGGAGTGTGGCAAATTTGGTGCTGTGAACCGGGTCATTATCTACCAAGAAAAGCAGGGCGAAGAGGAGGATGCAGAAATCATCGTCAAGATTTTTGTGGAATTTTCCATGGCCTCAGAGACTCATAAGGCCATCCAGGCCCTCAATGGGCGCTGGTTTGCTGGTCGCAAGGTGGTGGCTGAAGTGTATGACCAGGAGCGTTTTGATAACAGCGACCTCTCTGCGTGA
- the Puf60 gene encoding poly(U)-binding-splicing factor PUF60 isoform X5 — MENGQSTGTKLGLPPLTPEQQEALQKAKKYAMEQSIKSVLVKQTIAHQQQQLTNLQMAAVTMGFGDPLSPLQSMAAQRQRALAIMCRVYVGSIYYELGEDTIRQAFAPFGPIKSIDMSWDSVTMKHKGFAFVEYEVPEAAQLALEQMNSVMLGGRNIKVGRPSNIGQAQPIIDQLAEEARAFNRIYVASVHQDLSDDDIKSVFEAFGKIKSCTLARDPTTGKHKGYGFIEYEKAQSSQDAVSSMNLFDLGGQYLRVGKAVTPPMPLLTPATPGGLPPAAAVAAAAATAKITAQEAVAGAAVLGTLATPGLVSPALTLAQPLGALPQAVMAAQAPGVITGVTPARPPIPVTIPSVGVVNPILASPPTLGLLEPKKEKEEEELFTESERPEMLSEQEHMSISGSSARHMVMQKLLRKQESTVMVLRNMVDPKDIDDDLEGEVTEECGKFGAVNRVIIYQEKQGEEEDAEIIVKIFVEFSMASETHKAIQALNGRWFAGRKVVAEVYDQERFDNSDLSA, encoded by the exons ATGGAAAATGGGCAAAGCACAGGCACCAAGCTGGGGCTGCCTCCTCTGACGCCCGAGCAGCAGGAGGCCCTCCAGAAG GCCAAGAAATATGCAATGGAGCAGAGCATCAAGAGTGTGCTGGTGAAACAGACCATCgcgcaccagcagcagcagctcaccAACCTGCAG ATGGCAGCAGTGACAATGGGCTTTGGAGATCCTCTCTCACCTTTGCAATCG ATGGCAGCTCAGCGGCAGCGGGCACTGGCTATCATGTGCCGGGTCTATGTGGGTTCCATCTACTACGAGCTGGGAGAAGATACCATTCGCCAGGCCTTTGCTCCCTTTGGCCCCATCAAGAGCATTGATATGTCTTGGGATTCTGTTACTATGAAACACAAG GGCTTTGCCTTCGTGGAGTATGAGGTCCCAGAAGCTGCACAGCTGGCTTTAGAGCAGATGAACTCAGTGATGcttggaggcaggaacatcaAG GTGGGCAGACCCAGCAACATAGGACAGGCCCAACCCATCATAGACCAGCTGGCTGAGGAGGCTCGGGCTTTCAACCGCATCTATGTGGCCTCTGTACATCAGGACCTATCTGATGATGACATCAAGAGTGTGTTTGAAGCCTTTGGCAAGATCAAGTCTTGTACACTGGCCCGGGACCCCACAACTGGCAAGCACAAAGGCTATGGTTTTATTG AATATGAGAAGGCCCAGTCGTCCCAGGATGCTGTGTCCTCCATGAACCTCTTTGATCTGGGTGGCCAGTACTTGAGGGTGGGCAAGGCCGTCACACCCCCCATGCCCCTGCTAACACCTGCCACGCCTGGAGGTCTCccgcctgctgctgctgtggccgcagctgcagccacagccaagATTACAGCTCAG GAAGCAgtggctggagcagcagtgctGGGTACTTTAGCCACACCTGGACTAGTGTCCCCAGCACTGACACTGGCCCAGCCCTTAGGGGCTCTACCCCAGGCTGTCATGGCTGCCCAGGCCCCTGGAGTCATCACAG GTGTGACCCCAGCCCGCCCTCCCATTCCGGTTACCATCCCCTCTGTGGGAGTGGTAAACCCCATCCTAGCCAGCCCACCAACACTGGGTCTCTTGGAGcccaagaaggagaaggaagaggaggagctgttTACTGAGTCAGAGCGGCCAGAGATGTTGAGTGAACAGGAGCACATGAGCATCTCTGGCAGCAGTGCTCGCCACATGGTCATGCAGAAGCTACTCAGAAAACAGGAG TCCACAGTGATGGTTCTGCGCAACATGGTGGACCCCAAGGACATCGACGATGACCTGGAGGGAGAGGTGACAGAGGAGTGTGGCAAATTTGGTGCTGTGAACCGGGTCATTATCTACCAAGAAAAGCAGGGCGAAGAGGAGGATGCAGAAATCATCGTCAAGATTTTTGTGGAATTTTCCATGGCCTCAGAGACTCATAAGGCCATCCAGGCCCTCAATGGGCGCTGGTTTGCTGGTCGCAAGGTGGTGGCTGAAGTGTATGACCAGGAGCGTTTTGATAACAGCGACCTCTCTGCGTGA